The following DNA comes from Rhodopirellula halodulae.
CCCAATCCAGGACCATCACGTTCCCATCCGGACCGGCGGTCAATTCCATTCCACGAAACCACGGGTCTCCGCTGAGAAAAAAGTCAGGCTCGTGTCGCCCGACGTACCCCGTGCCCACGGGTTCCAAGCGTTCCTGGTTAGCTCGTCGGCCATGGAAGTTCAGCGTGAACAGTTGCTCTTGATACTTCGTTGGCCAAGTCGACTCTTGATAGATCATCATGCCCGCGTGTGCGTGCCCGCCCCCGAAATCATTCGCGGCACCATCACGCGAGTCTTGCCATCGACCGGTCGTGTCAAAGTGGAAGTGGTCCGCGTGTTGGTCAATTAATTCGTACGCATTTGGGTTGGGATCCAATGTGAACGGCCGCATGAAGTGAGCTCCATGAATGCCGTGCCACAGATGCCCATTGACCGTGTTGATGAAAAACATCTCTCCGTGACGATCGAAATCATGTCCCCACGGATTCGTCGTTCCATGACAAAGGACTTCGACTTGTTGCGTTTCTATGTGATACCGCCAAATCCCGCCTTCGATCGCGATGCGTTTTTCGTCAGGCGTCCCCGGTCGCCCGATGCGTCCCGGACAAGATCCACCGCAACGACCGTACAACCATCCGTCGGGACCGAACCGCAAACCGTTCGCCAAGTTGTGATAGTTCTGCTCGGCGATCGTGAACCCGTCCAAAACAACTTCGGGTGCGGCATCTGGAACAGCATCGCCATCGGCATCCGGAACAAAAAGCAGTTGCGGCGGGCACATCAACCAAACACCACCGCGGCCGACTTCGACACTGGTCAACTGCTGCACGGAATCCAGAAACACCTTGCGTGAATCAGCGACTCCGTCCAAGTCTTCGTCGGTGAACACCAAGACTCGGTCGCGTTGATCTGCCCGCCAAGCAACGCCGCGTTGACCGTAGGTGTAGTTTTCCGCGACCCAAAAACGCCCCATGGTATCCCAAGCACAATCTATCGGGTTTTGAACCTCGGGTTCGTGAGCAAACACCGTGGTCATAAAACCGTCTGGCAATTGGATCGCCTTCGCGGCTTCCTCGGCGGACAACAAAGGTGGTCCCGCGGGCTGGCCGTTTTCACCAGGCTCGGCCAATGGCTCCGTGTTGATCGGCGTCGGAAAATCGTCCGCTGCCGCGTCCGTCGTCACGAACACGCTGGCGAAGATTCCTGCAAAGAGGCAGCCGAGCCAAAAGCTTCCAACGCATCGCGCGACCGCTCGGCTCACCACCCGTGCATTTTTCGAGCAATCAACGTAGAACATGGGGATCATTTTCGTTTCGAACAAGAAAGACTGATATGCGGCGAATCGGCGGCTTTACCGATCCCAAATTGGCGGACCAATTCAACGACTATCTGCAAACGCAACAAATTGCGTCAAAAGTCGATCACGACGGCGAGTCCCATGATATCTGGATTCGCGACGAGAAGGACGTGGATCACGCCCGTACAGCCTTGCAAGAATTCACTCAGTCACCCAATTCCGCAAAATTTGACGTGTCCGCGGAAGCTGCCCGGCTTCGCAAAGAACAGGAAGCGGAGAAAAAACGCAAACTGTCGATGCAGCGGAAGTCCCAACAATCGCTGCGTGGGTCATCAGGATCCTTTGGTGGTCGGGCGACGATGTCCGGCCCGATCCCTGTGGTGATCGGCATGATCATCGTCTGCGGTCTGGCCAGCTACGCGACCAGCTTTGGGAATCCACGGCCAAATCGCAACCTGCCGGATCGCCTGACCCTGGAAGCCATTGAATCGGGCGACTTCTTGTCGTTTGAACAGAAGCTGTTTTCTGCGTTCTGCTTCGCTGATCCGATCCAATATCAAAAGACCGACGACCCATGGGTATCGATCAAGAAAGGCGAGTTGTGGCGATTTATCACACCAGCCTTTCTGCATGGATCACCGATGCACTTGGTGTTCAACATGATGGCTTTGTTCACACTGGGTAGTGTGATTGAACGATTGCACGGTTCGTGGTTCCTCGCTTTGTTATTGATCGTGTGTCAGATCGTCGGCACGCTGGTTCAAGTGCTGCTGCCCGACTGGTTGGAATCGCCGATGGCGATCGGTGCGTCAGGAGCCGTGTTCGGTGTGTTTGGATACATCTGGATTCGCCCAAAATTTCAACCTTCTTATCCGGTTGGCATCCCACCTTTCAATGTCTACCTCATGCTCGGGTTCATGTTCGCTTGCATGACACCGTTGATTCAAGGCATTGCCAACGGTGCCCACGTCGGTGGTTTGGTCATTGGCATGGTGATTGCCGCGGTGCTCCCCAAGAGCTTCGGATGATGACCGCCTGAGTCCACCACGCCGAACGCGTGAATTTGGACGGCCGATGAGATACCCTGAGGCGACGTCCGGCCATTCGTGGTCGACGTTCCCACCTCACACCACTGCCCGCCCTCTCAACATGATTCGAACTCCGCTGCTCTGGCTCTTCACTTGCTTCCTTGCAACCAACTGTTTTGCAAACGATCGGCCCAATGTCTTGCTGATTGTTGCCGACGACCTGAATTGTGCGATTGGTCCATACGGCGACCCAACCGCCATCACGCCTCATCTTGATTCGCTTGCTGCACGAGGTCTGACCTTCGATCGAGCCTATTGCCAACAGGCGGTTTGCAACCCGTCGCGATCGTCGTTTTTGACCGGACTGCGACCCAACACCGTCGGGGTGGATGATCTAAGAAAATCTTTTCGCGAAACAGCACCGTCCGGCAAGACGCTGACCACGTTGCCGGAACATTTCAAGAATCACGGGTACTTCTGCCAAGACATCGGCAAGATTTTTCACAACATGGGTGACACGCAAGATCGCCGGTCTTGGTCCATCGACGAAGTGTTTCATCAAGGCACACACGCCGCGGACACCGTGTACTCGAACACGCCGCCGGCTCTTCGCCGCCACAAACTGAAGAAGGCTCCGGTCACCGAAAGCCACGCGGTTCCCGACTTTGCCTATCGCGATGGTCAAATCGCGAATTTGGCAAGCTCGGTGATCGAGAGCTACCCCGAGGACGCTCCGCCTTTCTTCCTCGCGGTCGGTTTCTGGCGACCTCATTTGCCATTCGTTGCACCGGAAAAGTACTGGGACCTGTACGATCCCGAGCAAATCCCTCTGCCGGTCATCGATAAGCCCGGCGAATCCACTCCGGATATTGCACTGCACCCGTCCCGAGAAGTCCGTGGTTACGACGGGGTATCGAATGAAGGCCCGGTGTCAGAATCGCAGATCAGGCACTTACGACATGGGTACTACGCATCCATCAGTTTCTTAGACGCCCAAGTCGGCAAAATGCTGACGGCTTTGGATCGAAGTGGATATCGCGAATCCACCGTGGTTGTGTTTCTATCGGACCATGGGTTTCACCTGGGCGAGAAAGCCTTGTGGGGCAAGACGTCCAATTTTGAACTCGACGCTCGCGTTCCATTCATCGCCGCTGATCCGCGACGGGAGGCATCTCATGGTCAACGCACTCCATCGCTGACCGAGTTGGTGGATCTGTTCCCGACGCTAGCCGCCATCGCCGGCGTGTCGGAGGGCCTGCCGGGAAACCTGGAGGGGATGGATGTCT
Coding sequences within:
- a CDS encoding rhomboid family intramembrane serine protease; the protein is MRRIGGFTDPKLADQFNDYLQTQQIASKVDHDGESHDIWIRDEKDVDHARTALQEFTQSPNSAKFDVSAEAARLRKEQEAEKKRKLSMQRKSQQSLRGSSGSFGGRATMSGPIPVVIGMIIVCGLASYATSFGNPRPNRNLPDRLTLEAIESGDFLSFEQKLFSAFCFADPIQYQKTDDPWVSIKKGELWRFITPAFLHGSPMHLVFNMMALFTLGSVIERLHGSWFLALLLIVCQIVGTLVQVLLPDWLESPMAIGASGAVFGVFGYIWIRPKFQPSYPVGIPPFNVYLMLGFMFACMTPLIQGIANGAHVGGLVIGMVIAAVLPKSFG
- a CDS encoding sulfatase, yielding MRYPEATSGHSWSTFPPHTTARPLNMIRTPLLWLFTCFLATNCFANDRPNVLLIVADDLNCAIGPYGDPTAITPHLDSLAARGLTFDRAYCQQAVCNPSRSSFLTGLRPNTVGVDDLRKSFRETAPSGKTLTTLPEHFKNHGYFCQDIGKIFHNMGDTQDRRSWSIDEVFHQGTHAADTVYSNTPPALRRHKLKKAPVTESHAVPDFAYRDGQIANLASSVIESYPEDAPPFFLAVGFWRPHLPFVAPEKYWDLYDPEQIPLPVIDKPGESTPDIALHPSREVRGYDGVSNEGPVSESQIRHLRHGYYASISFLDAQVGKMLTALDRSGYRESTVVVFLSDHGFHLGEKALWGKTSNFELDARVPFIAADPRREASHGQRTPSLTELVDLFPTLAAIAGVSEGLPGNLEGMDVSQLLNDPDQELKRAAFTQHQHPFYQPRERWTAWGYSVRTRHHRYTQWRSIAEGNLIAEELYDHRSDPHEIDNEASNNQPITQRLRKIVAEHFGLSTP